In Paroedura picta isolate Pp20150507F chromosome 1, Ppicta_v3.0, whole genome shotgun sequence, the following are encoded in one genomic region:
- the LOC143831130 gene encoding uncharacterized protein LOC143831130 produces the protein MSWPAEEWKMGLPAQALKAIAEVEQRLERVQKERQQKQVQLDTLEAMMHKQRKQHEEERVSWSLLSQQNRSLGEAREKTERARQRLAQELQAKEAQLGCLESQLVQATRRQTNLEEELRRSQLELERLHSRSKLVLPSSSWGSPTPRAEGGGEVKTEPSRTFAPGPSPIQRRGSLFASSRENETLLTCWQQETPCPGAPPGSPVPTENGEGIRSVASELVSAGERLKKDNEELRIKLVRAEKQNQEKERELWRLRKLLEETRAELVQWKKQRSSQAENLLGTERMPPSGSCRNSSSCRLESPAVKRGAAIKPKGPCLQPQSAEQAQEELQALREEVSLLRRHMGASENPCKGLLETCCQNQEMKACGQGKQALSWSESQKKGMSEIQGRSHNGVKELGPGQGEASMAGKVMGGTGGAKMEAWLKEKGDLALHKGGEREAELQVSEKLPSLAEEEDCTTTHTLARGEANHGGETEPEGDVEALREEIRALAKGKAEAEAQASLAQQKLQSLQATLGKQTERLAEAMETQSHHLEELLTDAEEKDRLTRSLNRELEETKKAFGAARVENQRLRVLLRDQHKATPADVSDTPRGSWTREVPGEESQGQTQEGRENRDLHEDSARQEAWQWGKGDGSTLGLPKSVHLGGSGQAETVDVLQAAQKRERWLQGNHRDAQTQTEGRYCGLRRREQISVAFDDTQYEPYGLPEVVMKGFADIPPGPLCPYVLRRGILGSAPIAQLAPRAEPEDDSPEGEEGTGV, from the exons ATGAGCTGGCCGGCTGAAGAATGGAAGATGGGGCTGCCAGCCCAGGCCCTGAAGGCCATAGCTGAGGTGGAGCAGCGCCTGGAGCGCGTGCAGAAGGAGCGCCAGCAAAAGCAGGTGCAGCTGGACACTCTGGAGGCCATGATGCACAAGCAGAGAAAGCAG CACGAAGAAGAGAGAGTCTCGTGGTCTCTCCTTTCGCAGCAGAACCGGAGCTTGGGTGAAGCCCGGGAGAAGACGGAACGAGCCCGCCAGCGCCTGGCCCAGGAACTGCAAGCCAAAGAAGCCCAGCTGGGCTGCCTCGAGTCTCAGCTAGTTCAGGCGACCCGCCGCCAAACGAACCTTGAGGAAGAGCTGCGTAG GTCTCAGTTGGAACTTGAAAGGCTGCATTCAAGATCCAAGTTGGTTCTCCCATCTTCCAGTTGGGGATCCCCAACACCACGGGCTGAAG GTGGTGGTGAGGTCAAAACAGAGCCCAGCAGGACCTTTGCACCTGGACCAAGC CCAATTCAACGCAGGGGCTCACTGTTTGCAAGCTCCAGGGAGAACGAGACCCTCCTGACCTGTTGGCAACAAGAGACCCCTTGCCCTGGTGCCCCACCTGGAAGTCCTGTCCCCACAGAGAATGGCGAAGGAATCCGGTCTGTGGCATCGGAACTCGTGTCTGCAGGAGAGCGACTGAAGAAGGACAATGAGG AGCTGAGGATCAAGCTTGTTAGAGCAGAGAAGCAGAACCAAGAGAAGGAAAGGGAACTGTGGAGACTGCGGAAGCTGCTGGAAGAGACCCGGGCTGAGCTGGTTCAGTGGAAGAAGCAGCGAAGCAGTCAGGCTGAG AACCTGTTGGGAACGGAAAGGATGCCCCCTAGTGGCAGCTGCCGCAACTCAAGTTCCTGCCGTTTGGAGTCGCCAGCTGTGAAACGGGGAGCGGCCATCAAGCCGAAAG GACCGTGTCTCCAGCCCCAGAGCGCTGAGCAGGCTCAGGAAGAACTGCAGGCCCTTCGAGAGGAGGTTTCGCTGCTCCGACGGCACATGGGTGCCTCTGAGAACCCGTGCAAAGGCCTGCTTGAGACTTGCTGCCAGAATCAGGAGATGAAGGCCTGTGGCCAAGGAAAACAGGCGCTGTCCTGGAGTGAATCACAGAAAAAGGGGATGTCAGAAATCCAGGGCAGGAGCCATAATGGGGTGAAGGAGCTAGGCCCAGGTCAAGGGGAGGCCTCAATGGCAGGAAAGGTTATGGGGGGCACAGGAGGGGCTAAAATGGAGGCCTGGCTGAAGGAAAAGGGAGATTTGGCACTTCataagggaggagaaagagaagcagaATTGCAGGTCTCAGAGAAGTTGCCCTCCTTAGCGGAAGAAGAGGACTGCACCACGACCCACACTTTGGCCAGAGGAGAAGCCAACCATGGGGGGGAAACTGAGCCGGAAGGAGATGTGGAGGCCCTTCGTGAGGAGATCCGGGCTCTGGCCAAAGGGAAAGCCGAAGCAGAGGCCCAAGCCAGCCTGGCCCAGCAGAAGCTGCAGAGTCTTCAAGCCACTCTGGGAAAGCAGACGGAGAGGCTGGCTGAGGCCATGGAGACCCagagccaccacctggaggagcTGCTGACCGATGCTGAGGAGAAGGACCGGTTGACGCGAAGTCTAAACcgggagctggaagagaccaagaAGGCGTTTGGTGCGGCCAGAGTTGAGAACCAGCGGCTGAGGGTGCTGCTGAGGGACCAACACAAAGCCACACCTGCTGATGTCTCAGACACACCCCGAGGCAGCTGGACAAGAGAGGTTCCTGGAGAAGAGTCACAGGGCCAGACGCAGGAAGGCCGA GAAAACAGGGACCTGCATGAAGATTCGGCACGTCAAGAGGCCTGGCAGTGGGGAAAAGGAGATGGCAGCACCCTCGGCCTCCCTAAATCAGTGCATTTAGGAGGCAGTGGTCAAGCAGAAACTGTGGATG TTCTCCAGGCTGCCCAGAAGAGGGAGCGCTGGTTGCAGGGGAATCACCGAGATGCTCAAACCCAGACTGAGGGACGGTACTGTGGTCTTCGGCGCCGGGAGCAGATCTCAGTGGCTTTCGATGACACCCAGTATGAACCCTACGGGCTTCCGGAGGTCGTCATGAAGG